Genomic segment of Panicum virgatum strain AP13 chromosome 2K, P.virgatum_v5, whole genome shotgun sequence:
GGGACCTCGGTGAGCGTCATCTCCACCTCCTCTTCCATTCCCCTTACTCAATTTAGACTCCCCACGACCCCAATAGGTCGCCGCAATGGCACCATGGCGCTGCGGAATAGGGGTGGCACGACAACGCCGGCTACAAGAAGCTGTGGCCAAAATCCCATGAGTCCAAGGGTCGGGGAAGGCGATCGGGATGGTGGAGCAATTCTAGGCAGCGGGAATCGACCAGAGGGGGGCCAGTCAGGGTGGATTTGACCGGCGGCATTGTGCCTGGAGCGTGGCGCGACGCAGGGCGGGGTTGGGCTGCCGGCGCCACACGAGGTGGAGATGAGCAGCCAGCGTGGAGCGAGGCAACGGAGGCTGGCAGGAGCGACGCGAGGCAGAGATGAGCAGCCACCGTGGGACCGCCGTGGCACTGTCGGGGTCTTGCATAGGAGCCCCAGTATGACCAGCGCGCGCTTTGCTGTGGAGCCCGCCGGCCTGGACACCGCCACCGCTTCTGCCATCGACGCTGCGCCGGAACCAGCCTCGTCGCTGCCTCCATCTCCCTCTCGACCGCCCGCagtgccgccaccaccacctcctccgcctcgaACTTCTCCGCGCCGCACGCCTCTCTCGCCAAGTCCACCGCTGACCTGGCGCCATCGTGCTGCTCGTCGTGACTACCGGCGGGTGTGGGCGGCGGCAGACAAGCtaaaggtggcggcggcggcgggagaacAGAATGAGCGAGAGAGACAGAAAGCGTGGGTGCCGGCACGAGTTTCTAGGTGACGTGGAAGGGTAGCGGTGATGTGGACGGCGACCGGGTAAAAAACCACTCTAAGCTGCTCTAATCTGGTCTGGGGGGTTTTGTGGTTTTGGAGTTGAGGGGTTTTTTTTCAATCTTGCACATAACTTCAGGGGGTCAAATGGACTTTTCTCAAGATATAAAGCTAGATTGAGTTTGTGATCCAGATCAGTATGCTCTGAAGTAGAATGATACAGCTAGCTCGATCTAGTGCTGCACACAATCAATTATACTTATCAAAACCATGCTTTTGTCTAAGCTAAGCCTGAGAACCAAACAATAGGACATAGGCATATATACCTGCGTGTGCAGAAATAATAACGCAAAATCTAGTCAAATGGCGAGAGAACAAAATGCATAAATTTAGTTCGTACCACTGAACAATATATGTACTTGTTCAGTTTCTTTAACCTTATACTATTTGGATCAAACGGTATGCCTTGCCCTACTGTTTAGTGGGGAGGCGTAGACATAGCACCATATGGCACATATGCCATCGGCATATATATAATCTTATCAGGGTTATGTCGGCTCATTTTCATTTTATTCCCGGAAGCTAAGGCGGTGCGTGAATGTACTTGCACGGCACATAATCAAGAATCTTGCATTGGTTCAAAAGAGAAGAAATTAGGAACTGAAGAATATGTGAAAACGTCAGCACCATTCAGCTGACATGAACAAGATCTCCCTCTCTTTCGTAAAAAGACTAATCAGGGTCCCTTATCAGAAACTTCGTCGGAAGGATGCAATGAATCCGATGCCATCAACTCTAATAACTTATCTGTGCAGCAAATGAGCTTTTATGTCCTTCTGTCAAAAAGAGGCTTCAATTTCCTGCAGATTGAAGAATGGGTGTGCCAGAAACATTTTACATGACAGCAATAGCATGCAGTCAAGTCAATGTGGCTCTGTTGTCAGGATCAAGTCCAAACTCGCAAGTTGGTTCTCAAATAAAAGTAGAAAACCTTCGTCGACATGCAACTGACAGACACGCACGGTGTTGACTGCTTCAGAACCAGATTGCTGGTCATCTAAGTCTGCTGGTTCCATTGGATGCCCAAAATTTTTCCATTGAGTTTTGCAAATTGTTTGACAGAGAGATATTCAGTTGCTCGGTGCCGGTAAGCAAGAATATTCAAGAGGATGCTTTTGCGACGACATCTGATCCATGAAAATGTCTTCGAAGTCAAATTAGAGGGAAGGATGACGGGCGGCATTTTAAACTGGTGGAAAAAGTCCTTTTTGCCTCCCTAAACTTTGGGCCGAGTCCGCTTTTCCTCCCTGAAATTTGAAACCGGCCGACCAGCCTCCTCGGACTCCCGAAACCGGTCGCAGGACCTCCTTTAGCGGTTTTGAGGGCgattttactattttttatgtttattttaactgaatttttgaaaaatcatagtaaatcacagaaaatcataaaatagaaaattcaattttgttggactccacatgagtagatatacgcaATGAACATACTATATGATATActttagtataattttttttgctatatctatagatatatacttttctgtaattaatttatagctacaatTTGCGTCATCCAATTAATGTGAAATTTGTATGGTGGACTAATCATTAAATGattgagctgtagtaaaaaATTTATGATTATTGAATCACGTATGACTGATTTATtgatttatctaggtttatctatagattcgtctagatttttctatagatttatctagtttatatagataaatctatagatcagtCAAATATTATccaataattataattttttttactacatcgcaatcatataatgattagtcctctataaaaatttcagcatAGTTGGACGACaaaaactgtagctataaattaattacagaaaagtatatatctaaagatatagcaaaaaaattgtactaaagtataccatatgaTATGTTCActgcgtatatctactcatgtggagtccaaaaaattagattttatattttatgatttttttgtgatttactatatttttttaaatattcagttaaaataaacataaaaaaaatagtaaaaccgcCCTCAAACCCGCTCAAGGAGGTCATGCGATCGGTTTTGGGAGTCCGAGGAGGCTGGTCGTCCGGTTTCAAAGTTTAGGGAGGAAAAACGGACTCGGCCTAAAGTTCAGTGAGGCGGAAAGGATTTTTTCCTAAACTGGTTGGGTGGGAGAGAGGAAATATGTTGGGTTCGGCATGGCCAAGTCTAGTATTTATTAgaaggaaaaagtccattttacaACCTCCAACTATTGTGCTCGTTCGATTTTCAACCTTGATATACAAAACCAGAAATCTTGCAACCTCCAACTATCAAATCCGTTTGGATTTCAACCTTATCACTGTTCTAGTGcggtttttcctttttttctctctctccaactTTAATAGCAAGGGAAAAATAGTTAAATgggtctaaaaattatgaaattttttagAGAGGTAGAGTAGGTGATAGGTAACCTATTTTAACTATTATTTTTAGTTGAAactcaaaaaattttgaaatataaaTATTCTAATATgggtaaaattttaaaattattgaATTTTTAGGGCATCAAAAAGTGCTCCaaaatttatcaaattttaAACCTAAGGTTCATTTTAAATTTAGTTTACCATGTTAATTTTATTTGACTAATATTCCATACCAATATTGTAAGTTTGTTCAAAAAGGCCAAATTTGCACCAAACTTGATTATTTTAAtagattttgaaaaatttccACAAAACATGAGTGAAATGAAATTAACATGATAAACTATGTTCAAAATGAACCGTAGGTTtaaaatttggtaaattttggagcatgttttGATGCCCTAAAAATtcactgaaatttaaaatttaccaatattcaaatatttatattttattttttaaagttCCAACTAAAAATAGGTTTCCTATCACCTACTCTACCTCTataaaaaatttcataatttttagacccATTTAACTATTTTTCTCTTGCTATTAAagttggagagagagaaaaaaaaggaacaacCGCCCTGGAACAGTGATAAGGTTGAAATCcaaacggttttgatagttggaggTTGTAAGATTTCTGGTTTTGTACATCGAAATTGAAAATCAAACCAACGCGATAGTTGAAGGTTGtaaaatagattttttttcttattaaaATTCCTTATTAGAACTGCCAGTACCCCTAGGCCCGGGCCCGCTTCCCGCGCCCAGGCCTGGCCCACATAAACGCGGAGAATGGCGCAgccgaccgcgccgccgcggcggcggcctccgccacgaaGCAGCCGAGCAGCCGGGGGTGGCGAGTGGCGACGAGCGGTGCGGCCTTGCATGCTAGCCGGTGGAGGACCCGAGGGCACACAGCCTCCACCGGCGGGCCTACCCTTCCCGCGGGAGGCGGGGGCTCCTCGTGCTCGTCGGCGCCCATGAGATTAGATGTCAGGTGGGCGCAAGGGAAATCTGCCAGTTTCTTTTTTGGTTGTTTTATGAGATTTTACTGCGCGTGCCGTCGTCCATTGGTGGACCCATACACATGCCAGATTGTTCGCATGCTTGTTTTTTCTGTTGGCATTATGGAAGTAGGAAGTTAAGCACAAAAGAATTTAACCATCAGACAAGTTTATTCAGTCTGGCAATTCCTTGGATCACAGGAATGGTATGGCTGGTTGATGTACATTTGATGCCTGACTAGACTACATATGGAATTAGCTTATTGTTTGGTTCCTGATTTTCTGATTTGAGATGCAGTGGTTCATCAGTTTACATAGGCGAGTAACTTACTGTTGGGTTGCTGGTCAGCTGGTGTGCTGAATAAAATGCAGGGACGCACATATCAGCATGCATATACTTGTCACGGGCAAATTCTGGAGAATGGAGGCATGGAAATCTTAGATTAAGCTGACTTGTCATTGCACAACAAATTGTTGCCTGGTGTCTCGCGAGATGCAAAATTAGGACTTGGTTGGACCTCTGAACCAGAGCTTGTGAATTCTATGGATATTTCAATCTCTTGTTGGCATGTACCATCTTCCAGATCGTTTGGCACTATCACCTGCATGCTCCGGGCCTGGTTGTAATCTAGTTCTCTTTCTTGATTCTGTCTGTTTGCATGCTCTGATCCATATCCTCCCTGAGTTTGGACTCGACTTATACTGTTTCTTATTTTGTGCTTATTCTTGTAGAGTAACATCACCAGGGCTATTAAAAGAGCAGAAGTTGAAGCAACTCCTGTGACCAGAAAGAGTCCTGAAAAACTTTTGAAGTTTAGACTGCTTGGACTTGCAATGGCACCATCATTTTGACAGGCATGTTGATCTCCGATCCATTTCTTTTCTATCTGAATGATAGTGTCTCCTTCTGTTATGCTGAGGATTGTCCTGGAGAAGTCATTGACCATAGGGGATCTCTTGGGGAATGCCTACTCAGCAATTAAAATAAATTCAGTAATATACATATTGATAAATGGCTAGCATTCTAGGATTCTCCATAaagataaaaaaagagagagtaaGATTAATGAATTGAATGGTAGTTCCCAACTTTTGCAAATAAATGTTTGTGGTTAGAatgattattttattatttacaATTCTGGTTTTAAATCTGTGAATGGCTGCTATTTACCTTTTTGTTTCCCCTTATCTTAATTGAATTGGGATACGTTTTTTTATTGGATTGAACAATTTTTTTCACTGCATATGCTCATACTCTATTATACATATATTGGAAGATAGAACCGCCATGCCACGAAAAAGTTTCTTACAACCATATGACTTACAGTAGTCACATAATACTTTTTGCGATAAATGATATTGTGGAAGATCCATCCTGGCTGGCCTTGTTGAATGGATTTGTTTCTTGTTATCTTGGTTATTAGCCTCTTAACAATGTAGCCCAGAATAGCTTAGTTAGTTTAAATTGCTCTTTCCATGTGTGCTCCCTTTTATTGAGTATTCTTTCAGGTTCTTCTTAATCCTGAGAAGCtctatttttaaatattttgcACAAAATATATCTGGTGTAGTTAACTTACAAAGCCAAAGCCTTCGGATTTGTAAATCGGTCCAACCATTGTGTAACCTTTGCAATGCTTTGAAAGAAATATTTTGATGTATGGAACTTCATGTATGACCGCAGCTATACCACCATTTTTGCTTCCTTTAGAGAGTGCATCAGCAAAATCATCTGAAGTTTCATATGCTCTGACCTTTCTTCTGTCAAAGCCAAGTTCTTCCAATAGATCTCCCACATAAGAACCGTTATGATACCCTACATATTCACCTTTTTTAATGAGTTCATGAACATCAGTTTCTGTGGGTTGAAGCTGTTGCACAGTGAGTATTGATGATAGATTGGCTGTATAACTTGACGTAATCACGAGGAGTACAAAGACCCATACAATGACAACCAATCTAGACAATATACTGTCCACCCTCTCCCCTGCAAAATGGTGGAAATCAAATATGAATGAATCTAAGTTTGATGGTATCCTTCATGTACATTCTTAATTATATATGTTCAAACATCTATTATCTATGAAAAATGATTATGTGGCTATAAACTGCAGTGTGATAATAGCATAGTTCTAAAGGCGTCGAGGCAGACCCAGCTCGCCATGGGCAACAGCCACACTTTGTCGCCTAGGCgccgcctaggcgtccaggcggACCCAGCTCGCCATGGGCAACGGCCACACTTTGTCGCCTAGGCGCCACCTAGGCATCCAGGCGTACCCAGCTCGCCTTGGATCGCCTTGTCGCCTCATAAGTCATAATAGGTTACTTATTTTGCAGTCCCTGCTtttttttaattctaataatatacAGGTTAGATTTGTGTCTTCTAAAAGAAGCAATTTACTAGTTGTGAAAAATGCGATTTTTCGTATTGAAAGAAGAAATTCCAATATCATAACTCACTATCTGCAAAGAAGGAGAAATATATTGCTATCCCAAGCTGGCGAAAAAATGAACCAGTCAGTTCAGCATTATTGATGCGTCTCTCCAATAGCCAGATGACAATCCCTGTGTAAATAAAGAATGCGATGCTTCCAAACCACAAGTCAGTAGTTAATGGCTTCAGGAAAACCCATGCGTTCTTATTTGTGTCATCCTTAACTGGCACAATCATTGCTACTCCAGATTCAGTGTAAGGTAGGGTGAAGTCTGCATAGGAAGTTCTATTGTACCTGATGGTTATATCTCCGATTGCTGCATTGTATACCTGCAAGAATGACCTTTGGTGTTATATAAGAACAAAgccatttatttattttaattactgGATGATCAGTATGCCCTTCCTTAAGCACTGCATGCATTGACAATTATGAGAGCTCATGTACTACAAAAATAGTAATAGCAACAGTTACAATGGGGAATTAATGTCCCAGAAAGGGATTAATGTTCTTATGCTTTGAGATAACATCTAGTGAGTCTTGCCTTAATTTGCTGGTTCATGCAATTGATAATGCTCCTTGATCTTACTGACAAAATAAGAACAGCAATTCCTTACCCCAAGATGAACTTGGTAGACAAAATCATTATAGCTCCCAGAGTCTGCATTATCAAATGCTACATATTCGTAAGGTATTGCATACGGTAGTCTCTTTAACACCTCTTCAAATACATCAATGGCATATCCAGTAGCAGTTATTGCACTGGTGATAGGATCTCTTTCCACCTTCATAAACTCAGGATATCCACTTGTCCGTACACCTACACGGAGCTTTTTTCCATTACTAGGAATTTGCCATCCCTTAGGCACCACATATTGTTCTCCTGGCCAAATTACTGGATTAAGATCAGACATTGAGTTTACATTTGTTATTTTTGATCCATTTTGATCCAGCTGCCTAATGATCCCATGCTTTGCTGTCCAAAAGCCTATCTCTTGTGAACCTCGTCCAACCACATTAATTATCTGGAATATGGAAGGTTGCAGCTGCCTATTTTCAAGGTCAAAATCACCGCTTAGGCCTCTGAACTTATTATGTAAGATTTCATCTAGGAGTTTTGGACCAATTGTAGACGTAACAATAGTTCTAAAACACGTTGAGTTCTTCCTGTGCCGCTGCTTGTGAAATATGTCATCTACCTTGCTGACCTTCTCTGCTGCTTGTGCCAAGGCCCAAATAGTATCATAACCCCAGAGTCCGAAAGTGCCTAGCTGAGATGGCGGGTCATTTGGGTAGTCTTGTTTGAACCTCTTGTTCCACCTTGTAGTGAAATCGTCAAGTTCCTTTGATTTAGGCACATAGAATTTCACACCCAGTGCACCATTCATTGCATCAAGAATTGAAGGGTTGATTGAGTTAATGATATTTGCAATTCCATCTGTCACAATCCATGCATACATTTCACTCATCATTCCTAACTCCTTGGCCTTTGTGAAGAGAGTAGAGGCAATAGAGGATGACATGTGCACAATGTATACCCTTGTTTGCATTGTCATTAGCTTGTAGAGTTCTTGTTCAAGTGGGTAATTGCTTGCTGATACAGGGATTGCACTACGATAAGGTATATAAGCTCCAAACTCTTGGAGGGCATCAACCAAGTATGGTATGATGCCCCTACCATAGTCTGTGTCTTCATATATTGGTACCACTTCTCTCCAACCATAGCCCTTAATGAGAGCAGCAATGCAATTCACTTGAGCTACATCACTTAGTGTTGCACGCAAAAAGTAAGGAACAGAACTAGATGACAGAGTGGGACTAGTTGCAGTAAAGGAGATAACCGGTACTTGACTCTTATTCCCAAGATCAGAGACAAAAGTAGCCTCTGAAGATTTTTGTGGACCAATAATAGCTCTGACATTGTAATTCTCCAGCAGGTCAACAGCTGTGTAATTGAACAAGGAAAAACTGATTTGATGAGAGATTTGTCTAGATTCTAGTTGCAATTAAGAACTTCTGATTTGACATAGTGGAATGACAGGGGCTATCTAGTCATTTCTTCAGATGGTGGTGGATTCAGAATTTCTGACATGGACACAGCAGTAGTGAGCTTGCTCTACTTTGTAGCAGCTATATTTTGTATGAATTTAACTTTCAATAGATGttggtttttttttgtaaaacttTACTGAAACTTGCTCCTTCAAATGGTTTACGATGCACAGATTTGACCTCATTATGACGAACAAACCCAAATACTAGGGATGCAAGTCCCATATTTTTTGGGTcattgggtcgacccaaaacttgataaaatgaactagaatgacATGCTACATAATTAGTTTGGGagataaaatgaactaaaatgAGAAACCCAAAAACACCAAtgggtacccacttgcatccctacTTGCATCCTGAATAAAATTTAATGAAAAATTTATGTAATACTAAATGTACCTTCTGATGCAGCTTGGACATTGTCTGCATTGGAATCTCTGATGTGAAGAACGATCTTTGTTGTATAGTTCCCATGGACCACATAGAAATCTTCCATGGCCATCAAAATGCTGGTGTGTGCCATCTTGCCCACCAACGACTGCAAGTCGAGGATCACTCCAACATTGAGTGTTGCTGCTCTACTCACAGTAGCCCTATGAGCAAAAATGACATTAACGAACAACAAGAAGAAGGTGGTTCTAGCTGCTATCTCCATCCCTTGAGCTTTGTGAGTCCTGGAGAATGTGTGCTGCCAATGCAGTATTATATGGAAAGGCCGATAAGTCTGGATCTTTTGCTTTGACTTAGTCCAGTCACACTTCAGTAAGTTCTCAATTAAAAATTTGAACCTTCCATTATGTATTGTTTCTCCTTGTGAAAGCCGCTGACATTCtgtttatatatatacaaaatTCAACGTATCTGAATGCCTCATTCTGAAGTTGATGACTCtggaatttcgaagaaattcgTGGTGACAACACTAAGTTTAAGAATGATATGGACAGCTGT
This window contains:
- the LOC120695719 gene encoding glutamate receptor 2.8-like; the protein is MEIAARTTFFLLFVNVIFAHRATVSRAATLNVGVILDLQSLVGKMAHTSILMAMEDFYVVHGNYTTKIVLHIRDSNADNVQAASEAVDLLENYNVRAIIGPQKSSEATFVSDLGNKSQVPVISFTATSPTLSSSSVPYFLRATLSDVAQVNCIAALIKGYGWREVVPIYEDTDYGRGIIPYLVDALQEFGAYIPYRSAIPVSASNYPLEQELYKLMTMQTRVYIVHMSSSIASTLFTKAKELGMMSEMYAWIVTDGIANIINSINPSILDAMNGALGVKFYVPKSKELDDFTTRWNKRFKQDYPNDPPSQLGTFGLWGYDTIWALAQAAEKVSKVDDIFHKQRHRKNSTCFRTIVTSTIGPKLLDEILHNKFRGLSGDFDLENRQLQPSIFQIINVVGRGSQEIGFWTAKHGIIRQLDQNGSKITNVNSMSDLNPVIWPGEQYVVPKGWQIPSNGKKLRVGVRTSGYPEFMKVERDPITSAITATGYAIDVFEEVLKRLPYAIPYEYVAFDNADSGSYNDFVYQVHLGVYNAAIGDITIRYNRTSYADFTLPYTESGVAMIVPVKDDTNKNAWVFLKPLTTDLWFGSIAFFIYTGIVIWLLERRINNAELTGSFFRQLGIAIYFSFFADRERVDSILSRLVVIVWVFVLLVITSSYTANLSSILTVQQLQPTETDVHELIKKGEYVGYHNGSYVGDLLEELGFDRRKVRAYETSDDFADALSKGSKNGGIAAVIHEVPYIKIFLSKHCKGYTMVGPIYKSEGFGFAFPKRSPMVNDFSRTILSITEGDTIIQIEKKWIGDQHACQNDGAIASPSSLNFKSFSGLFLVTGVASTSALLIALVMLLYKNKHKIRNSISRVQTQGGYGSEHANRQNQERELDYNQARSMQVIVPNDLEDGTCQQEIEISIEFTSSGSEVQPSPNFASRETPGNNLLCNDKSA